A portion of the Stigmatella aurantiaca DW4/3-1 genome contains these proteins:
- a CDS encoding ABC transporter substrate-binding protein, which produces MRTPWCSLLVLAVLAFSSAVDAANTPSGPRFLGPKRTAPVRRVVTLAPSLTEMVLAVGAGSTLVGVSRFDEDKAVAALPRVGGFVDPSVEAVIALKPDLVLVQPGPGNQRPVERMAELGVPVLLLPLHSVADTLGALRAVGQALGHVQEAQALVSRFEATRARIREAAKSLPTPRVLLVYGFEPLVVAGPGSFANELLRDVGALNVAADAGSAYPVYSVERVVRARPEVVVDAADVDVGKDKLRALPGVSSARWVEVPSLALLQPGPSLGKGLEELFGLVHPGVQVR; this is translated from the coding sequence ATGAGGACACCCTGGTGCTCGCTGCTCGTGCTGGCCGTGCTGGCCTTCTCCAGCGCGGTGGATGCCGCCAACACGCCTTCCGGGCCCCGCTTCCTGGGACCGAAGCGGACAGCCCCGGTGCGGCGCGTGGTGACGCTCGCGCCTTCCCTCACGGAGATGGTGCTCGCCGTGGGGGCGGGGAGCACGCTCGTGGGCGTCTCCCGCTTCGATGAGGACAAGGCCGTGGCGGCGCTGCCCCGGGTGGGCGGCTTCGTGGACCCGTCCGTGGAGGCCGTCATTGCCCTCAAGCCGGACCTCGTCTTGGTGCAGCCAGGGCCGGGCAACCAGCGTCCCGTGGAGCGGATGGCGGAGTTGGGCGTGCCCGTGCTCCTGCTGCCGCTGCACTCCGTGGCGGACACGCTCGGGGCGCTGCGCGCGGTGGGCCAGGCCCTGGGCCACGTCCAGGAGGCCCAGGCGCTCGTGTCCCGGTTCGAGGCGACACGGGCCCGCATCCGCGAGGCGGCGAAGTCGCTGCCCACCCCCCGGGTGCTGCTCGTCTACGGCTTCGAGCCGCTCGTCGTCGCCGGTCCCGGCTCTTTCGCGAACGAGCTGCTGCGCGATGTGGGCGCGCTCAACGTCGCGGCCGACGCGGGCTCCGCCTATCCCGTCTACTCCGTGGAGCGCGTGGTGCGGGCCCGGCCCGAGGTGGTGGTGGACGCGGCCGACGTGGATGTGGGCAAGGACAAGCTCCGGGCGTTGCCAGGGGTCTCCTCGGCGCGCTGGGTGGAGGTGCCTTCGTTGGCGCTCCTACAACCAGGCCCTTCGTTGGGGAAGGGACTGGAGGAGCTGTTCGGTCTGGTGCATCCCGGGGTTCAAGTGCGCTGA
- a CDS encoding TonB-dependent receptor plug domain-containing protein: MGWPARAGLGVCLALSISGAVRAQEAGGDPGSAGASADEPGVPVFSVPTVEVQAAPEREPSDSAAQRDPSGALTLIQTADFGGAARDTAEVLSTAPGVVVQDSGGYGQSKSLVVRGASSNGTLLLLDGIPLNGAGGIADLSRVPLAVVERFEVLRGGAGARYGSGGLGGVVNVITRRPGSEAQVAGEATYGSWDTVRGWVSATGPVLEGEALLLIHGGRSTGDFPFRFDASPALPGDALVERRRANNDAWGAGGLLRVRHGLGESLELDAMAELSTDDRGLAGTAQNPLPDARQGGGRAAASLRLSGEQGAVRGSARGWFRGDRIELSGGPVVTQGRQVLRLGGGEVEARTLLGERHGVSAMVSVSAEDVTRAEGAPEGGSRPGWWRASAMVMDEISLAGERLSLAPSMRVERAGSYTLLSPKVGATLRLPEGFELRANGGQAHRAPSFQELYVRQGLLLPNPALRPERVLYTDAAVVHRTAQSLASVGGFYSLYENLIAYELYPPFAAKPYNFASARVVGLEAEGEWRPFPWVAGVFSYTLLVSRNLRDDPRYYLKELPYRPRHKLSARASGGPRWLTGRMEVATQSSQFINRTEEAVLPGRTFLHAGLSSTFGRFPELTVSLEFKNLLDAQAEDLDGYPLPGRSAAVTVAASFGGPSRASSKGARTNTP, from the coding sequence ATGGGGTGGCCAGCGCGCGCCGGGCTGGGAGTGTGCCTGGCGCTCAGCATCAGTGGGGCCGTAAGGGCCCAAGAGGCGGGCGGGGACCCCGGTTCCGCGGGAGCGTCCGCGGACGAGCCTGGGGTGCCGGTCTTTTCCGTGCCCACCGTGGAGGTTCAGGCAGCCCCGGAGCGCGAGCCGTCGGACTCGGCCGCGCAGAGAGACCCGAGCGGGGCGCTCACCCTCATCCAGACCGCTGACTTTGGTGGGGCGGCCCGGGACACCGCCGAGGTGCTCTCCACCGCGCCGGGCGTGGTGGTGCAGGACAGCGGCGGCTACGGCCAGAGCAAGAGCCTGGTGGTGCGCGGCGCGTCCTCCAATGGGACGCTGCTGTTGCTGGATGGCATTCCTTTAAATGGTGCGGGCGGCATCGCCGACTTGTCCCGCGTGCCCCTGGCGGTGGTGGAGCGCTTCGAGGTGCTGCGTGGTGGGGCGGGCGCCCGCTATGGCTCGGGTGGGCTGGGCGGTGTGGTGAACGTCATCACCCGGAGGCCCGGCAGCGAGGCGCAGGTGGCGGGAGAGGCCACCTATGGAAGCTGGGACACCGTGCGCGGGTGGGTGTCGGCGACGGGCCCGGTGCTGGAGGGCGAGGCTTTGCTGCTGATCCACGGGGGCCGCTCCACGGGGGATTTTCCCTTCCGCTTCGATGCGAGCCCCGCGTTGCCGGGAGATGCGCTCGTCGAGCGGCGCCGCGCCAACAATGATGCGTGGGGGGCGGGCGGGCTGCTCCGGGTGCGGCACGGGCTGGGCGAGTCCCTGGAGCTGGATGCGATGGCGGAGCTGTCCACCGATGACCGGGGGCTGGCCGGCACCGCGCAGAACCCGTTGCCGGACGCGAGGCAGGGTGGAGGCCGGGCCGCGGCCAGCCTGCGGTTGTCGGGGGAGCAGGGCGCAGTACGGGGTTCGGCACGGGGCTGGTTCCGGGGCGACCGCATCGAGCTGTCCGGGGGCCCCGTGGTGACGCAGGGCCGCCAGGTGCTGCGGCTGGGCGGCGGAGAGGTGGAGGCACGGACGCTGCTGGGCGAGCGGCACGGCGTCTCGGCGATGGTGTCCGTGTCCGCCGAGGATGTCACCCGGGCGGAAGGTGCCCCGGAGGGAGGCTCCCGGCCGGGCTGGTGGCGTGCCAGCGCCATGGTGATGGACGAAATCTCCCTGGCTGGAGAGCGCCTGAGCCTCGCGCCCTCGATGCGGGTGGAGCGCGCGGGGTCATACACGCTGTTGTCCCCGAAGGTGGGCGCCACCCTGAGGCTGCCCGAGGGCTTCGAGCTGCGCGCCAACGGGGGGCAGGCCCACCGCGCGCCCTCCTTCCAGGAACTCTACGTGCGCCAGGGGTTGTTGCTGCCCAATCCGGCCCTGCGGCCCGAGCGGGTGCTGTACACGGACGCGGCGGTGGTTCACCGCACGGCGCAGTCGCTGGCTTCGGTCGGAGGCTTCTACAGCCTCTACGAGAACCTCATCGCCTACGAGCTCTATCCCCCCTTCGCCGCGAAGCCGTACAACTTCGCCTCCGCGCGCGTGGTGGGCCTGGAGGCCGAGGGCGAGTGGCGCCCCTTCCCCTGGGTGGCCGGGGTGTTCAGCTACACCCTGCTCGTGTCGCGCAACCTCCGGGATGATCCGCGCTATTACCTCAAGGAGCTGCCCTACCGGCCGCGCCACAAGCTGAGCGCCCGCGCCTCGGGAGGCCCTCGGTGGCTCACCGGGCGCATGGAGGTAGCCACGCAGTCCTCGCAGTTCATCAACCGGACGGAGGAGGCGGTGCTGCCGGGGCGGACTTTCCTCCACGCGGGGCTCTCCAGCACCTTCGGCCGCTTCCCCGAGCTGACCGTCTCGCTGGAATTCAAGAACCTCCTCGATGCCCAGGCCGAGGATCTCGATGGCTACCCCCTGCCAGGACGCTCCGCCGCCGTGACGGTGGCGGCGTCGTTCGGCGGTCCCTCTCGCGCCTCCTCGAAGGGGGCAAGGACGAACACACCATGA
- a CDS encoding MXAN_6577-like cysteine-rich protein codes for MNSLEGMERRRPSPRLLMAVAALALVLAGCPEKGVECGDGLSLCGSECVDLTSEASHCGACGVTCGSAGVCAASACQCGPGATPCGGQCVLTASDAEHCGGCGVACAEGQVCEAGQCQAACSLATSTRCGNGCVDLQTDPYHCGSCDTSCGGVKSCRAGVCTYDVVAACFNSGQVVGLQAGTDLKGPNAAIGERPQTVTRMQDVLLVLDAAKRVREARLSDYGTLAEAPETGNAPNQLLVDEPYVYVINSTSNTLLVLRRRAEPTTPSREGTRFPNGLGLEPVASVDFGANTNPFAMAKLGTDLWVALYGNLSGDVSAGGKVARVSVANPLAPVLDPSPVVLPSAPFPGGAAAPTPTGIVVHQGNLYTALNNLDPETYRAGGPGSLAKVNPQTRQVSLVPLGEGCLNAGWLAPMGEQLLVSCGGEALYDIHYNLVAVDKTGLVLLDARDQVSSTYPLACPPGATDCPLSSAGRFAVVGNRIYLGDNNAGRIFVIEAVGNQLIERRGPGSHSSILACPSNGFSLVGDVVALP; via the coding sequence ATGAACAGCCTTGAAGGGATGGAGCGGAGAAGGCCCAGTCCGCGGCTTCTGATGGCGGTGGCAGCACTCGCGCTGGTGCTGGCGGGCTGCCCGGAGAAGGGGGTGGAGTGTGGCGACGGGCTCTCGCTGTGCGGCTCGGAGTGCGTGGACCTCACCAGTGAGGCGAGCCACTGTGGCGCCTGCGGCGTCACGTGTGGAAGCGCGGGCGTGTGCGCCGCATCGGCCTGCCAGTGTGGACCCGGGGCCACCCCGTGTGGCGGGCAATGTGTCCTCACCGCCTCCGACGCGGAGCACTGTGGGGGCTGTGGGGTGGCCTGTGCCGAGGGCCAGGTGTGTGAGGCGGGCCAGTGCCAGGCGGCCTGCTCCTTGGCGACCTCCACACGCTGCGGAAATGGGTGTGTCGATCTCCAGACGGATCCCTACCACTGCGGCAGTTGCGACACCTCGTGTGGCGGGGTGAAGAGCTGCCGCGCGGGCGTGTGCACCTATGATGTCGTCGCCGCCTGCTTCAACAGCGGCCAGGTGGTGGGCCTCCAGGCGGGCACGGACCTCAAGGGGCCCAATGCCGCCATCGGCGAGCGCCCCCAGACGGTGACGCGCATGCAGGACGTGCTGCTGGTGCTCGACGCCGCGAAGCGGGTGCGGGAGGCCCGGCTGTCGGACTACGGCACGCTGGCCGAGGCCCCCGAGACGGGCAACGCGCCCAACCAACTGCTCGTCGACGAGCCCTATGTCTACGTCATCAACTCCACCAGCAACACGCTGCTGGTGTTGCGGCGCCGGGCCGAGCCCACGACACCGTCCCGGGAGGGGACGCGCTTTCCCAACGGCCTGGGGCTGGAGCCGGTGGCCAGCGTGGACTTCGGGGCCAACACCAATCCCTTCGCGATGGCGAAGCTCGGCACGGATCTCTGGGTGGCGCTGTATGGCAACTTGAGCGGGGATGTCTCGGCGGGCGGCAAGGTGGCGCGGGTGAGCGTGGCGAACCCGCTCGCCCCCGTGCTCGATCCGAGCCCCGTGGTGCTTCCCTCGGCGCCCTTCCCCGGCGGCGCCGCCGCCCCCACGCCCACGGGCATCGTGGTCCACCAGGGCAACCTCTACACCGCGCTCAACAACCTGGACCCGGAGACGTACCGCGCTGGGGGGCCCGGCAGTCTGGCCAAGGTGAACCCCCAGACACGCCAGGTGTCCCTCGTGCCGCTGGGGGAAGGGTGCCTGAACGCGGGGTGGCTGGCGCCCATGGGCGAACAACTGCTCGTGAGCTGTGGCGGCGAGGCCCTGTATGACATCCACTACAACCTCGTGGCCGTGGACAAGACAGGGCTGGTGCTGCTCGATGCGCGGGACCAAGTGTCCTCGACCTACCCGCTCGCGTGTCCGCCGGGGGCCACGGACTGTCCGCTGTCCTCCGCGGGCCGCTTCGCCGTGGTGGGCAACCGCATCTACCTGGGCGACAACAACGCCGGCCGCATCTTCGTCATCGAGGCCGTGGGAAACCAGCTCATCGAGCGGCGCGGCCCCGGTTCCCACTCTTCCATTCTTGCCTGTCCGAGCAATGGCTTCTCCCTGGTGGGAGATGTCGTCGCCCTGCCGTAG